The segment CTCAGCCGTGTTTTTGTACTCCGTGCAATCACGTTTTCCATAAAGCATGTCTGGAAGAATGGTTCCCTCATCACGATGATTGTCCGAACTGTAGCCGAGTATGTACGTTATCTCAAGCAAAACTAGTTGTTGGCAATTGTTCTCCAAACAAGCCGCAGCCGGAACCAACAGAATTACCCGGTCCCTCGGGAATTACTACTCGAAGTCTTGCCAAAGCTTTGGAGGTCGTACAGACCCCGGCAAATGGACATTGTCAGCCAGAGACGGGAAAGATATCCGAGGGAAATGGCAAGAATACCCAATTGAGCCAACTTCCAACTGTAGGTTCAGTCCCGGGAGAACGAACCAATAGGCCAACTCGTTCCAAAAGAACTCGAGCACCAGCCAAAAAGCAGGTCCCGAAGTTCCCGCCAGGTCGATCTTCCGGACCGGAAGTAGTGTGTTGGTCGGGATTGGATGCTAGCCGTAGCTCCAATCAGACTGAAGCTCCGTCAGCTAATGTCGCCACTCACTCTAGCCCTTGGGAAGCACCCAACGCACGGACAGCCCCTCTAAGCCAGGGGTTGGACTTGGATGTCCTCCAACAGATAATTGAGCGCACTGTGGCCAGAGCCATATCCACTTTGCAGATTCAGCCGCCAGCGAGTCCGCAGGAAGGGTATGCGAGGCCAAATATCCCAACACCAGTTTCATGTATAAACAGCATGACTAGCCTGCGAACGGCCAAGACGGCCAACATTATGCAAAAGTGGAATGTTCCTTTTGATGGTTCTACCGAAGGTTTAGGGGTAGAAGAATTCATTTACCGAGTCAAAACATTAACCGATGAAACCTTGGATAGCGATTTTCTCGGCCTTTGCAAACATTTGCACATCTTGCTGGTTGGCAAAGCGCGCGATTGGTATTGGAGATACCACAAGCAGGTAGATCGCATCGTTTGGACAGAATTTTGTGCAGCTCTTAGACAACAATATAAAGACTATCGTTCGGAGTTTATGAGCAAGGAATCGATTCGAGCTCGAAAGCAACACGTCGGAGAACCCTTCGTCGCTTTTCACGACGCCGTGGCTGGTCTTATAGATAAATTTGGCATTAAAATGGCGGAAGAGGAATTAATAGAAATATTAAAAGCAAATTTGCTTCCCGAAACCCGTCACAAAATCTTATATCAGTCCATTAGCTCAGTTGGTCAATTGAGAAGATTAGTACAGATGCATGAAAATCTAGTGCAGGAGTTACAGAAATCTGACAAGTCTCGGCCACCGGTCGGCCGTCGTTCGATACATAGTCTGGAGGAATCGCGCCCTGAAAGCGATCAAGAAGAGTATGAGGATATCAGCGTAGAGGCCATTCAAAGTTCGACGGCTAAGCGTTCTTGTTGGAATTGTGAGGAGCTTGGACATGTGTGGGAAAATTGTATGGCAGATAGGCGGATATTTTGTTACGGCTGTGGAGCTCCGAATGTCTATAAGCCGCAGTGCCAAACATGCATTCGTAGAGCTTCGGAAAACCGTCAGAAGGGTGCATCCAACAACAGCCGGATGCCCCCAAAAAACCACCATTAATCTTGCCCGTTGACTTAGAGCGAGACAAGAAGAGTTTGGCTTCTTGTTGTGAGAAAAGAAAGGAAACGAATACGATCGTAAAGAGAAGTTGTCGGTTTTTACCCTATCCCGAACGGATTCATAAATATTTAGAGGTTCGAAacagaatttttaatgaaaaacCACATGAAGCCCCAAAACGAATCCAGCGTTTAAGAAAATATTATGATAAGGTCAAAAATAACCGTAGACTGTTAGTTTCCGCTATTATTAATAGTCCCAAGGATATGCGCAGTTATGCCGAAGTATCCTTTCTGGGTCGAACAGAACAGGGGCTGTTAGACACCGGCGCAAGTATCAGCTGTATAGGTGCTGAAgtagctcagactgatttttcaTCCTTTTCTGAATATAAAGTAATAAAAGCCACTGCAAAAACTGCAGATGGCCAAAGTCAACAGATACTGGGGGTATTAAATGTCATCAGGCGTTATCGAACTATCGAGAAACCCATGAGGTTTTATATAAAATTCCATCCCTGACACAAAATCTAATCCTAGGTCACGATTTTTGGAGATCCTTTTCGCTGGCCCCAGACATCATTGCAGCTGTCGAGATAAGTTCGAAAGACGATGAGGCAGCCGAACCAGATCCCTTACGGTATCCTTTAACTAGGCAGCAAAACCAACAACTCGAGGTAGTTAAACAGTTATTTCCCAACGCGACGGAGGGACTAGGGCGTACGGCCTTGCTTAAGCATCATATCGATGTAGGTCAGGCCGCCCCCGTAAAACAACGCTTTTACCCGGTTAGCCCAGCGGTGGAAAAGTTGCTTTATGCTGAGGTAGATCGCATGCTCCAACTAGGCGTTATCGAACCGTCATCCAGTGCTTGGAGTTCGCCAATGCGACTGGTTCTCAAGCCCAACAAAGTCCGTCTGTGTCTCGATGCTCGAAGACTGAATGAAGTCACCCGTAAGGATGCCTACCCATTACCAAGTATCGATGGTATTTTTGCCCGGTTGCCCAAGGCAAATATCATAACCAAGCTGGACCTAAAAGATGCATATTGGCAGATCGAACTCTCTGAGGATTCCAAGTCACTAACTGCTTTTACGGTCCCGGGAAGGCCTTTATATCAGTTTAAGgttatgccttttggcctGTGTAACGCTCCATCCACTATGTGTCGTTTGATGGATGAGATCATTCCCCCGGATTTGCGTTACTGCGTCTTTGGATACTTGGACGATCTCTGCATCGTATCAGCAGATTTCTCTTCCCATCTAGCCGTGCTGGTACGACTTGCTGAACAGTTCAGAAAAGCCAACCTGACTCTGAATATTAAGAAGAGTCAGTTCTGTGTCACCAGCGTAAATTATCTTGGATACGTCATCAGTAATGGAGGTatttgcactgatccctccAAAGTAGCTTGTATAGTGAACTGGCCACCGCCAAGGAATCTAAAACAGGTTCGCGGGTTTCTTGGGGTCTGTGGCTGGTACCGGAGATTCATCCAGAATTTCTCTGAGCTATCCTGTCCTATCACCGAGCTTCTttccaacaaaaagaaatttaTTTGGACCCCGGAAGCACAAGTCGCAATGGACTCTTTAAAAACCGTGTTGACTTCTGCTCCAGTGCTTGAAAACCCAGACTTCGAACAGAAATTTTTCCTCCACTGTGATGCTAGTGATTTTGGTATAGGAGCCGTGCTCGTGCAATTGGTGGATCTGCAGGAAAAGCCAATAGCGTTTATGTCGAAAAAACTAAGTCGTGCGCAACGTAACTATAGCGTTACGGAGCGCGAGTGCTTGGCCGTAATTCTGGCCATCGAAAAGTTCCGTTGCTATCTGGAACTGCAGGAATTCGAAGTGGTTACTGATCATTCCAGTTTGTTGTGGCTAATGCGCCAGCAAAACGTGTCGGGGAGGTTAGCTCGATGGATTTTTAGATTGCAGCAATTTAAATTCTCGATATCGCACCGAAAAGGAAAAGATCACATTGTCCCCGATGCTCTTTCCCGATTACATGAACCTGAAGTATCCGCAGTAGTGATGAGTCCTGTGATAGATCTCGAATCCGATGCCTTTCAGGATGAGAGCTACCAACAGTTAAAAGAACAGTATCAGAAAAATTCCTCTTAACTGCCCGATCTGAAGATTATCGACCAATTTCTGTACATTCGAACCGAACACGCAGATGGAAAGGCGGAGCAAGACAGTCGAACTTGGAAGTTATGGGTTCCCGAGCGATTGAAGACCGACGTTCTTAAACAAGCTCATGACAATCCTACTTCAGCGCATGCCGGCATGCAAAAGACCATAGAAAAAGTTCGAAGAAGTCTGTTTTGGCCCGGCTTAGCTAAAGATGTTCGAGAGTATATTCGTAGTTGTGAGGTGTGCAAAGCATGCAAAGCTCCTAATTATACTCTGcggccacccatgggaaaCCACATACCAACTTGTCGACCATTTCAACGATTATACATAGATCTGCTTGGACCTTATCCACGCAGCAAAAATGGACATGTTGGTTTGCTAATTGTCTTAGATCACTTCAGTAAATACCATTGGCTACACCCCCTGAAGAAATTTACTTCCGTAGTAATCCAAGAATTTCTGCTAAAGCATATCTTTCATGCATATGGGGTGCCTGAAACTATTGTTAGCGACAATGGAAAACAATTCAAAGCTACAGAATTCAACGCATTCTTGACACAGCTGGGAATTAAACATATGTACACGGCACTATACTCTCCCCAAAGTAATGCGGCGGAACGAGTAAATCGTTCATTGTTAGCTGCCGTGCGAGCATATCTTCAGCAGGATCAGACATACTTGGATCAGTATCTCTCAAGTATATCTTGTTCGCTGCGATCGTCACTACATCAGTCCTTAGGTTGTTCACCATATCGAGCCCTGTTTGGCTTAGATATGCTCACTCATGGGACGGATTATAAGCTTCTGAAGGATTTAGACTTGCTGGAAGAACCCGTTGTCCCGGTAGCTAGGTCAGACAATTTAGCTCTAATTCGAAAAGATATACAGGGCAATATTAAGAAAGCGTATGAGCGCAACGTTGCTCAATACAATTTACGAGCCAAGCCTGTGTCGTTCCGAGAAGGTCAGGAAGTATTTCACCGAAATTTTTCCTTGAGCAAATTCACGCAAAATTTTAATGCCAAATTGGCTCCTAAATTTCTGAAATGTCGCGTGCGGAAAAAACTGGGTAATTGTTTCTACCTCCTGGAAAATCTGCAGGGCCGAGAAATAGGAACCTTTCATGCGAAAGACATTCGATCCTGATTCCCGCTAATATTCCGTCTAACGGTGGCATATTATCGGGTGGTGTAACGGTTGCGGTTGGACAATACCGATGCAAAATAGGTTATCGCTATGGTGCTCGgatatcgcatgcaataaccttgggccaattatcgctgcagggcatagtatagttggggtgggtgcaagcaagctcgaggtagggaacagctgagctgagctgccgTAAGTGCTGTGCAGCGCATCGCAACTGAGCTTTCAAAGCCGAGCTTTAAGATCGGTAAGCTCTTATTTAAGCAGTGCAAAAGCACCAGAACGTTCTCTTTCGAAAATTTGAATCTGTGCAGCCGGTGGCTATCTCCGCGTCGGTAGCAAATATATAACTAAATCGACCACTtgtaagcccaaaagaaaagaaaagtaacccaaataagtgccacaaagacaaaccgaaaagaaataaaacggaACGGGGAAAATCCCACACGGTGGGCGCGCCGCAAAAATCGGTCGAAAATTAATAATCGTGCgccgagaaaactggcaagaaactaccctggcgaaaagtgcatatttgcctcgcctcgccagcaagtgttgttcttgttgcaaacccgtgcgtcccgcagctctgccaggagaacccaacgctCGTGTCTCCGTGGAAAAGTCCGAAAAACTGGTATGTTACAGTGCCCTGTAGGGAAAAGTTAGAtttttttcttagccctcgtggttttggttctgtttcGCCCATAGGGCCCTGGCCCCGAGCGGTAGCCACCCGGCTCTCCCCAAAGTTCTGCCCCACCCACACCAAACTCCCACCCTTgacgggagtactcttcggagTCGACCTTGGTGTGGGGCGGAGATTTTTTGTCCCTTTTGGAGTCGTTGAAGCATCCACCTGCCCGGCGACATAACCTCCACCGGCCATCACCCTGGCGCCATATCTAACGTACGcgcatagagggcatagagggcatagagatCACCCCCCCCTATGCGCCGCTAACTCGCTGTCTGCGACGGCCTAGAAGACGCCGCCACGGATCCGGACCCAGATTTCGTAGCATAGTGtagttttaattgtaattttttttggtTCCTTCTGAGCACTTATATGACTATGTAACTTTCCTTAACTCTGCGTCACAGTCCTACCTCGATAGGCGGGAATGTGAAAGTTCTCAAAGCGGAATTTATTTTTTCGGGTTGGGGACCGAAAAACTTAATCATAAAGTAACAgactacaaaaaacaaaaaaaaaaacaaaaacaaaaaaccttTTTCATACCCCCCTATTTACCAATCCCCCTCCGCCCTGGGCACACATTAACATGgtttccacagctccacaacgaaaggcgcctttcagcgagggaccactgtattaaagccgtaagtgacccaatttcaattttctccttTGCGCCTGTCTTTGTCAAAACCTAAAACGCATGAGCAGCGTCCAGCCGCTGCtgataagagagcgcaacgcttGCGTTCCACACGCTCGAAGCTTTTCGGTCTCTTCGGTGCCATTCTGCTAAGCTTGCCTTGCTCGCATTCCCTGCATTCTTTTAATGCATGGAAACGTAGCCAAGCTATACACTAACCAACATAGAAAAAAACATCTCCTCaacccagaaaaaaaaaataaaataaatttataatgtttaattaaatttcgttttggctcaccattgctgatcgctggtatgacccccgctgctgttgaaaattttttttgatttttattttttttcctttatacATACCTAGTTTACTTATTTCGAATATCCTATATTATATTCCTATCTTTTCTATTTATACTCCACCgtttatatatacctatatctataaaatttttttttctccttAGGGATTAAGCCtcctatttttttttcatttcaCTCAAATTTTTCTTAGTTGCCTGCTGATTGTAGTTTAATActtgtgttatttttggaagtgAAACTTGGTTTGCTAGGTTTTGATTGAAGCAACATGTTTATGATGAAGTACAACGAAATATATTGAATGTTATTAGCAATGAACATGGAGTAGACTTATAATTTCCAAGGGACAGGGTGACGTAATGGGGTAGGGTAAGAATTTTAGGGATTTCCAGAACCTTCGCACCACTGgaaatcatggaagggtgggtatAGAATCGTGTGGGTCGACTTCCATCGCAAGACCTCACGCCCGCGAGAGTTTGGAACACGCCGACGAAAGCCACTAGTACTTTTCGGGTAAGCCCTATGATTGTGCCATTTAATGTCCGTTATGCTCGGAATAGGCATAGTGTTGTTTTCGGAGTTCGCTCCCGGTAGAGTCACGGGattctaaaaaatttaaagtttatgAAGTAGGAGTCGAGACGCGGTCAAACGAACCCCCCCAAGTTACCGAATGAGCACGGAACCAAAGAATCCCCCCCCGGCCGTGACCTCGACATCCCCTCCAATCCATCCCCTACTCACGGATAGAAATATATCGTGGAAATGTTACAATCCCTCCAAACAGCGACAGTCGTAGCCCTTGCCTCTGGTCTGGCACACCTGGGAGCAGGTGTCCCAGTGGTCGCAGGCATGCTGCATGTTGCACCGCTTGCCGTTCGGCTGCATGAACAGATGATCGGGGCACGAGGAGATGTAGGTGCCTGGTAAAGCCACACAGTCGATCGGGATGCTCACAGATCACCGTTTCGTTCATGTCGAACTTTGTGGCGGTTATCACTGTGCAGTTGGTCTCGTCCGTCTTGTCGTAGCAATGCGGTATCCCATCGCAGCGCAGGAAGTCGGGTATGCACTCGAACGGATCCTGGCAGGCAAACTCAAAGGCTGCGCACTCGCCGAGCTCCTTCCAGCCGCTCACCGGATGGTTGTCGCTCTTGGCCGTCTGATTGCAGTTGGCCTCGTCGCTGAAGTCCTCGCAGTCATGGATGCCATCGCACATGTGCATCTCCCCATAGCAGCCGATGGGGCGGCAATACTTTTCGCCATGTCCGCACTCCTGATCGCAGCCAAATTCATCAATGTTGTTCCTACGGAAGGGATGATAATGAGCAATGGGCACCCGAAGGCATCGCATCGAAAACTCACCCACAATTGTCGATGCCATCGCAGACGTCGGTGAACTGACGGCACCGCCCATTGCCGCAGTCGAATTCCGGGCACTTGCTGCCAAAGAAAATCTCGGAGGACTCGTCCGAGTTGTCGGTGGGCCCTCAGTCGACGACGCCGTCGTTGACCCACGTCATCTGGATGCAGCGGCCGGTCTTGGCGCAGGTGAACTCGTTGCTGTTGCAGGTGATGTGCTCGCAGTTCGCCTGGTCCGATCCGTCCGAGCAGTAGGCAATGGAGCTGCAGAGCAGCGAGCGCTGAGAGCAGCACCCGTTGCACACAAAATGATGATCCTTGTCACAGTTCTGGGGATTGCAGAACTGCTCTCGTCGCTGCCATCGCTGCAGTCGTCGAAGCCGTCGCACAGATCCTTGTTGTCGATGCAGTCACCCGATTGCCGGCACTGGAAGGTCGACGAGCAGTTGCGACGCACCGTGGCGGCCACCGTTGCAGGCGCCAGCTGCGGTATGCAGTGGGTGCCGGTTCCGTTCAGCGTGAAGCCGTCCGGACAGCGGCATATCGCTCCCTTGGGCGTATTCAGGTACATCCCCGGACACTTGGACTGCGAGCATGCGCTGGGTGTCTGGGGCATCGGCTGCGTGGCCACATCAAAGATCCGCAGATCGGCCGACCGCCCGCTGCTCTGCAGATGAACCGTGCTCGTCTGATTGCCGTGGTGGACATGGAAGATGCTCGATTTCTTGGTGCCCACCCAGTAGATCATCGCATTGTGCTGCACCATCGAGTACGGATGGAATTGGTCCGACTTTAGGAGCACTTCCCGTCCCGTGCCATCCAGTCGCATCCGCTCAATAGAGCCACACAGCGAGTCGCACCAATAGATCCTCTTCGCCCACCTGTCCACATCGAGACTGCGTGGCCAGTGCATCGGCATCTCCGTGGTGCCCTTGGCCAGCAGCTCCTTGTGCGTGCCAACCATCCAGGCACTGTAGATGCCCGCCAAACAGGTCTGAATGGACCACTGCGTCCAGTAGAGCAGTCCCGTGGTGGGATCCAAATCAATCGACCTGCAAAACACAACCAAACAACCAAGAAAATCGAACATCGTGTGAGAGCTCTACTCACATGGCATCGCATTCGGTGGCGAATGTCAGCACTTGGCTCATGTTCCGCAGCGGCGCCACGTGCAGCTTCAGGTTGGTGGCCCAATACAAATGATCGTTGATCCAGTCGTAGGCCATGGAATGTAATCGCTCGAGGCCATGGGCCAGCGGTCGGGAGACGCTGCCGTTCAACGACTGGCACTTGATGCTGAAGCTGGGCTCCTCCAGGACCCCCAGATCGAGGTCATCGTGCACCACATAGAACACCGACTTTGCCCGGACATTCACGTCGATGGTCTGGCCAATGGACGCATTATAGATGGGCACCATCACATCGGGCAGCTCGCCGagctgctccagctgctggaCCTGCTCGGTGCCCAGGGGCACGCCGGCGATGCGACTCAATCGCTTGTCGCTGTACACCAGAAACTTGTCCTGGGCGGCCAGCAGGCACGTCGTCTGATTGTGCAATTTATAGCCGGCCGTGCACAGGCACCGGGCGCTGGCGAATCTCCGCGTCCACAGCGGCACACAGATCTGATTACAGTCGCCATTGTTCTCGCGACACGGATGCGCCACCTCGGGCTGCTTCTGGCGATGGGAAATTCGAAAATTCGTCGCTCGCGTTACGTTCCTCCGCAGCAGGTGGGTCTTGTGGGTGAATCTGTCCAGCGCAACGATGACATTTCCCGTCCAGGGCGACAAATAAATTGTGTTCTCAAACACCTCGATGGCCTGCAGGCTCCGCAGCAGCACAGGGGACTGCAGTTGGGAAGGGCATTGGGTCGTTAGTGGAAGGGTAAACATCGATTGTCAATCAATTCAAGCATTACGTCGGGAAACTTCTTGAGGGTCCAACGCCGCTGTCCCTCGTAGTCGACGCGCTCGATCACATCCTCGTAGACATCCACCCAATAGACATGCTCATTGGCCAGATCCAGGGTCACGGTGTTCGGGTGGTAGATGTGCGTGGAGACCAGAGCAGTGCGATTGCTGCCGTCGAGAAGGGAGCGCGACTGGACTGCCGCAGGCCGTCGGCGCTGCTCTGCAGGGCGCAGATTGTCCGGTTGCGATGCCACACCTCGAAGGCATGCGCCTGGGGCAATGCCAGCACCGAAAGAAGTCCTCCAGCGGCAGCTTTTTCCGCACTGGCATTCGACTGGAGCTCCTGCAGGGATATGTGCAGTACGGATCCGTTCGAGAAGAGCGTCAAAGTGGCTGGCTCCGATGAGGGTACTGTAAAAATGCATTAATGCGGACGGGGGATTAGCTGGCAGCTCGCAGACGCTCGTACGCAGGGGATATACCCACCATTGATGGCCCGGCAGCGTCCACCCTTGGCCTTGTCGTAGCCGGAGACGCAGGAGCACTCGTAGGAGCCGGGCGTGTTGCGGCACAGCTGGTCGCAGGTGCCCGGCTCCTGGCACTCGTCGTGATCCACGCACCTTGTGGAGTTCAGCGACTCCGGCACCTGACCCCCGGGGCAGTAGCAGCGCGGTCCCCGCGGCGTCAATTTACAGTTGTAGCTGCAGTTCATGGCTGCACAGGCAGCGTCCTGTTTATCTGTTGGGTGGGCATTTTGACCAAAGAGAATCAGCCAATTAGATGCAGTTTTCGCTCTTCCACTTACCACATTGCAGTTCGTCGCTATCACAGTCCCAGTGGCCATCGCAGAAGGGCGACAGCTCCAGGCATTCCCCATTGTGGCACTCGCCCTCGAAGGCGCTGCACTGGAGGGCCACGGCATCGGTACCTGGTGGAGTGGCGGGCAAGTGCGTTTGAGTGCTGGACGAAGGACACTCTATCTGGGCTTTACTTACAGTTGACTTCATCGGTTAAATCACCCTCGCCGCAGTCGTACTCCCCATCGCAGCGCCATGTTTCGGGTATGCACTTGAGGCTCGGCACGCAGCGAAATTGTCCCTCGTTGCAGTAGGGCCCCAACAAAGatgcggccgctgctgctgctgcaataGAGGGTGTTCAGGACAgcagtaaacaatttccgcgcacgtcccaactcgctctcgcgcgctcggaggggcgctcggatccacaatccacgatccactcggcgctcacggcagcaAAAGCATCATAAGGCATATAGTTAGTTGGTAGACgttttcacccccgcttcaacCTGTCGACATACCGCGCGAATACCCAATAACTACATGAacaatatatttatatatacacAACGAAACCCATCGGCCTTTCCTTTCTGTGACGACTGCTAGGAGCTTAAACTGGAACATACACCTCGCCGTTGGATAATTGAAcctcgatccgccccactacaaacattggtccttcgagccggatcttcgctttccccataaggagaagctcaccccagccagcatcagcggatcgctccaagttcaagataagtactcttcgattgtgcctaacaacagtgcagtgattttgtgcgagttttccatcccagtccgagttcccgtggcatatgtacatacatatgtacatatatacatatgtatttatttctcgctctagctccaaattaaaccatacctcgttctgccaacggttgtggcctCCTACTTCTCCCAAGGTTCCGTAAAAATGCATTAATGCGGACGGGGGATTAGCTGGCAGCTCGCAGACGCTCGTACGCAGGGGATATACCCACCATTGATGGCCCGGCAGCGTCCACCCTTGGCCTTGTCGTAGCCGGAGACGCAGGAGCACTCGTAGGAGCCGGGCGTGTTGCGGCACAGCTGGTCGCAGGTGCCCGGCTCCTGGCACTCGTCGTGATCCACGCACCTTGTGGAGTTCAGCGACTCCGGCACCTGACCCCCGGGGCAGTAGCAGCGCGGTCCCCGCGGCGTCAATTTACAGTTGTAGCTGCAGTTCATGGCTGCACAGGCAGCGTCCTGTTTATCTGTTGGGTGGGCATTTTGACCAAAGAGAATCAGCCAATTAGATGCAGTTTTCGCTCTTCCACTTACCACATTGCAGTTCGTCGCTATCACAGTCCCAGTGGCCATCGCAGAAGGGCGACAGCTCCAGGCATTCCCCATTGTGGCACTCGCCCTCGAAGGCGCTGCACTGGAGGGCCACGGCATCGGTACCTGGTGGAGTGGCGGGCAAGTGCGTTTGAGTGCTGGACGAAGGACACTCTATCTGGGCTTTACTTACAGTTGACTTCATCGGTTAAATCACCCTCGCCGCAGTCGTACTCCCCATCGCAGCGCCATGTTTCGGGTATGCACTTGAGGCTCGGCACGCAGCGAAATTGTCCCTCGTTGCAGTAGGGCCCCAACAAAGatgcggccgctgctgctgctgcaataGAGGGTGTTCAGGACAgcagtaaacaatttccgcgcacgtcccaactcgctctcgcgcgctcggaggggcgctcggatccacaatccacgatccactcggcgctcacggcagcaAAAGCATCATAAGGCATATAGTTAGTTGGTAGACgttttcacccccgcttcaacCTGTCGACATACCGCGCGAATACCCAATAACTACATGAacaatatatttatatatacacAACGAAACCCATCGGCCTTTCCTTTCTGTGACGACTGCTAGGAGCTTAAACTGGAACATACACCTCGCCGTTGGATAATTGAAcctcgatccgccccactacaaacattggtccttcgagccggatcttcgctttccccataaggagaagctcaccccagccagcatcagcggatcgctccaagttcaagataagtactcttcgattgtgcctaacaacagtgcagtgattttgtgcgagttttccatcccagtccgagttcccgtggcatatgtacatacatatgtacatatatacatatgtatttatttctcgctctagctccaaattaaaccatacctcgttctgccaacggttgtggcctCCTACTTCTCCcaaggtttaatttgatccgagctaactcctgcgttcagcatccgatccagtgtaaataatattcttacctctcccagctaccagctgagctttcgttgctaacatacatacatacatacatgtatgtacacatcgcaacgcaatccaagcggctggcaacaaacataaaggcatattcttgcaattatttttatacccgatactcataaagagtattggggtatattagatttgtggtaaaagtggatgtgtgtaacgtccagaaggaatcgtttccgaccccataaagtatatatattcttgatcagcatcaatagccgagtcgattgagccatgtctgcctgtctgtccgtccgtctgtccgtccccttcagcgcctagtgctcaaagacaatAAGacctagagcaacgatgttttggatccagacttctgtgatatgtcactgctacaaaaatatttcaaatcttcgccccgcccacttccgcccccacaaaggacgaaaatctgtggcatccacatttttaaagatacgataaaaccaaaaacgcagaatcgtagaggatgactatgttctagagtgtaaaatcttagccagatcgtataattattatagccagaatcaagaaaacaatttcattctttctcgctctgtctctctctaacacacaggtttcatggtcggttttgccaaatgcaaaatatgagttcaaggatctcagaacctataagagccagagcaaccaaatttggtatccacactcctgtgatatcggaccttgaccgtttcgtgtccaaatttcgc is part of the Drosophila miranda strain MSH22 chromosome Y unlocalized genomic scaffold, D.miranda_PacBio2.1 Contig_Y1_pilon, whole genome shotgun sequence genome and harbors:
- the LOC117191610 gene encoding low-density lipoprotein receptor-related protein 2-like, whose product is MLIIILTDRFIGIVQCIQGSLILAGPRLNGPVPLSGRWLGPAARADAEQCHQGTQCDPLERHAVAAAAAASLLGPYCNEGQFRCVPSLKCIPETWRCDGEYDCGEGDLTDEVNCTDAVALQCSAFEGECHNGECLELSPFCDGHWDCDSDELQCDKQDAACAAMNCSYNCKLTPRGPRCYCPGGQVPESLNSTRCVDHDECQEPGTCDQLCRNTPGSYECSCVSGYDKAKGGRCRAINAAAAAASLLGPYCNEGQFRCVPSLKCIPETWRCDGEYDCGEGDLTDEVNCTDAVALQCSAFEGECHNGECLELSPFCDGHWDCDSDELQCDKQDAACAAMNCSYNCKLTPRGPRCYCPGGQVPESLNSTRCVDHDECQEPGTCDQLCRNTPGSYECSCVSGYDKAKGGRCRAINVPSSEPATLTLFSNGSVLHISLQELQSNASAEKAAAGGLLSVLALPQAHAFEVNRTALVSTHIYHPNTVTLDLANEHVYWVDVYEDVIERVDYEGQRRWTLKKFPDSPVLLRSLQAIEVFENTIYLSPWTGNVIVALDRFTHKTHLLRRNVTRATNFRISHRQKQPEVAHPCRENNGDCNQICVPLWTRRFASARCLCTAGYKLHNQTTCLLAAQDKFLVYSDKRLSRIAGVPLGTEQVQQLEQLGELPDVMVPIYNASIGQTIDVNVRAKSVFYVVHDDLDLGVLEEPSFSIKCQSLNGSVSRPLAHGLERLHSMAYDWINDHLYWATNLKLHVAPLRNMSQVLTFATECDAMSIDLDPTTGLLYWTQWSIQTCLAGIYSAWMVGTHKELLAKGTTEMPMHWPRSLDVDRWAKRIYWCDSLCGSIERMRLDGTGREVLLKSDQFHPYSMVQHNAMIYWVGTKKSSIFHVHHGNQTSTVHLQSSGRSADLRIFDVATQPMPQTPSACSQSKCPGMYLNTPKGAICRSGACNGGRHGASQLLVDLPVPAIG